In one window of Lacticaseibacillus casei DSM 20011 = JCM 1134 = ATCC 393 DNA:
- a CDS encoding PTS fructose transporter subunit IIABC, translating into MDIRDLLLKNVMIMDLKGTTKEAVINEMVDKYHAEGIVTDADEYRQDILKREAESTTGIGEGIAMPHAKDSAVTRATVLFAKSAKGVDFNALDGQPVHLFFMIAAPEGANNEHLAALAALSSLLINPKLVADLKQAKTPDEVLDLFGKAQAEKVAKDKKEAEAEKAQEAKDAAAKQAEFKEEKRKERPFIVAVTACPTGIAHTYMAEAALKETAEKMGVDIKVETNGSEGIKHKLTDSDINRATGVIVAADKKVEMDRFNGKKLLNRPVIDGIKKPEELIEETLKGQGQVFHASGADAQSSDTEETSGGSLWNRIYKDLMNGVSNMLPFVVGGGIIMAISFILEQWLGKTSMWFTFTNNLGTFAFSFLVPVLAAYIAESIGDRPALMPGFVGGYMATVASASVVKAQNPAGFLGGLVAGFAAGWMIVGLKKALAKMPKSLDGMRTILLYPVIGLAIMGLLMFFIINPIFAAINGALISFLEGMGTGNAILIGVILAAMMSIDMGGPFNKAAYTFAIGVYQASGFKDGRWMAAVMIGGMIPPLAIAVASTFFPKKFTLQERNAGLSNYALGLTFITEGAIPFAATDPVHIIGSSVVGSAIAGGLTQLWHVNVPAPHGGIVALLLTNQKLGFVMSLIIGTVIAALILGFWRPVAKENQ; encoded by the coding sequence ATGGACATTCGTGACTTACTACTAAAAAATGTCATGATCATGGATCTCAAAGGAACCACCAAAGAGGCTGTGATCAATGAAATGGTCGACAAGTATCACGCAGAAGGCATTGTAACCGATGCCGACGAGTATCGTCAGGATATTTTAAAACGTGAAGCCGAGTCCACCACTGGGATTGGCGAAGGCATTGCGATGCCTCACGCCAAAGACAGTGCCGTTACCCGGGCAACGGTACTTTTTGCCAAAAGTGCCAAGGGTGTTGACTTTAACGCGCTCGATGGCCAGCCGGTACATTTGTTCTTCATGATTGCCGCCCCTGAAGGCGCCAACAATGAACATCTGGCCGCTCTGGCTGCCCTATCTTCCCTTTTAATCAATCCAAAACTGGTAGCGGACTTGAAGCAAGCCAAAACACCGGACGAGGTACTGGATTTATTCGGCAAGGCTCAAGCCGAAAAAGTTGCTAAAGATAAAAAAGAGGCTGAAGCGGAAAAAGCACAGGAAGCTAAAGATGCTGCCGCTAAGCAAGCCGAATTCAAAGAAGAAAAGCGTAAAGAGCGACCATTTATCGTGGCTGTCACTGCCTGCCCGACCGGGATCGCCCACACGTACATGGCGGAGGCTGCGTTAAAAGAAACTGCGGAGAAGATGGGTGTCGATATTAAAGTCGAAACCAACGGCTCCGAAGGGATCAAGCATAAATTAACCGACAGCGATATCAACCGAGCAACCGGGGTCATCGTTGCTGCTGATAAAAAGGTCGAGATGGATCGGTTCAACGGTAAGAAGTTGCTGAACCGGCCTGTCATCGATGGCATCAAAAAGCCTGAAGAATTAATCGAAGAAACCCTTAAAGGTCAGGGGCAGGTCTTCCACGCAAGCGGTGCGGATGCACAAAGTTCTGATACTGAAGAAACTTCTGGTGGTAGCCTCTGGAATCGCATTTACAAAGACCTGATGAACGGTGTTTCCAACATGCTGCCATTCGTTGTCGGCGGCGGGATTATCATGGCGATCTCATTCATCCTTGAACAATGGTTGGGTAAGACTTCCATGTGGTTCACCTTCACTAATAATCTGGGGACATTTGCTTTTAGCTTCCTGGTCCCAGTACTAGCGGCGTATATCGCTGAATCTATCGGTGATCGACCAGCCTTGATGCCTGGGTTCGTTGGTGGTTATATGGCAACGGTCGCTTCCGCTTCGGTTGTGAAGGCCCAGAATCCGGCTGGTTTCTTAGGCGGTCTGGTTGCTGGGTTTGCTGCCGGCTGGATGATCGTTGGTCTGAAAAAGGCCTTGGCCAAAATGCCGAAGTCACTGGACGGCATGCGCACCATCCTGCTTTATCCTGTGATTGGCTTGGCCATTATGGGCCTGCTGATGTTCTTCATCATCAACCCGATCTTTGCCGCGATCAACGGGGCGTTAATCAGTTTCCTTGAAGGTATGGGAACCGGTAATGCCATTCTCATCGGTGTCATTTTGGCTGCCATGATGAGTATCGATATGGGCGGCCCGTTCAACAAGGCTGCTTACACGTTTGCCATCGGGGTTTATCAGGCATCTGGCTTTAAAGACGGCCGTTGGATGGCTGCTGTCATGATCGGCGGGATGATTCCACCATTGGCCATTGCGGTTGCCTCCACCTTCTTCCCGAAGAAATTCACGTTGCAGGAACGTAATGCCGGCTTATCCAACTATGCACTTGGGTTGACCTTTATTACTGAAGGTGCGATTCCATTTGCCGCGACCGATCCCGTGCATATTATCGGTAGTTCCGTTGTTGGCTCCGCGATTGCCGGCGGTTTAACCCAGCTCTGGCACGTCAACGTTCCGGCACCGCATGGCGGCATTGTGGCCCTTCTGCTAACAAATCAGAAACTCGGGTTCGTCATGTCACTCATCATCGGGACTGTCATTGCCGCATTAATTCTTGGCTTCTGGCGCCCGGTGGCTAAAGAGAATCAATGA
- the obgE gene encoding GTPase ObgE, with protein MFVDQVQVEVQAGKGGDGMVAFRREKFVPFGGPAGGDGGRGGSIILYVDEGLRTLMDFRYQRHFKAPAGGNGQGKSMYGRAAEDRRIAVPAGTTVTDADTGEVLGDLTKPGQELVVAKGGRGGRGNIHFVSPKNTAPEIAENGEPGQHRFIKLELKVLADVGLVGFPSVGKSTLLSVVTQAKPKIAAYQFTTLVPNLGMVQLDDGTDFVMADLPGLIEGASHGVGLGIQFLRHVERTRVLLHLVEMDPENGREPLEDYDQIRRELGAYDENILKRPELIVATKMDLPGADERFAEFKAALLKRGIDPANIFEISSLTHRGVMPLMHRTAQVLKTAPQFEPKQENVKTADYKFAPEPALKVTRDSDGTFVLTGEKVERAFKMANLDHEDGVMRFARQLRSMGVDDALREAGAQSGDLVAIDDFTFEFVE; from the coding sequence ATGTTTGTCGATCAGGTACAAGTAGAAGTTCAGGCGGGCAAAGGCGGTGACGGCATGGTCGCGTTTCGGCGTGAGAAATTCGTGCCGTTTGGCGGCCCGGCTGGAGGTGATGGCGGCCGTGGTGGTAGTATCATTTTATATGTCGATGAAGGGTTGCGAACCTTGATGGACTTCAGATACCAACGCCACTTCAAAGCGCCGGCCGGTGGCAATGGTCAGGGCAAGTCCATGTATGGGCGCGCAGCTGAAGATCGACGGATTGCCGTGCCAGCAGGAACCACGGTCACCGATGCCGATACTGGCGAAGTCCTCGGTGATTTGACGAAGCCAGGGCAAGAACTGGTTGTTGCCAAAGGCGGTCGTGGCGGGCGCGGTAATATTCATTTTGTGTCGCCCAAAAACACTGCGCCGGAAATTGCCGAAAACGGTGAACCCGGACAACATCGCTTCATTAAATTGGAGTTGAAAGTCCTCGCTGATGTCGGTCTGGTTGGGTTCCCGTCAGTCGGCAAGTCAACTTTATTGTCGGTGGTCACGCAGGCTAAGCCCAAGATTGCTGCGTATCAGTTTACGACATTAGTGCCAAACCTTGGCATGGTGCAGCTCGACGATGGCACCGATTTTGTCATGGCTGATTTGCCGGGTTTAATTGAAGGCGCCTCACATGGTGTCGGCCTTGGTATCCAGTTTTTGCGGCATGTTGAGCGGACGCGGGTTCTGTTGCATCTGGTTGAAATGGATCCGGAAAACGGCCGCGAACCGCTGGAAGATTATGACCAGATTCGTCGCGAACTAGGTGCTTATGATGAGAATATCTTAAAGCGGCCGGAATTAATTGTTGCGACGAAAATGGATCTGCCAGGTGCAGATGAAAGATTTGCTGAGTTTAAAGCAGCTTTGCTTAAGCGTGGCATTGATCCAGCCAATATTTTTGAAATTTCCAGTCTGACGCATCGCGGGGTCATGCCGTTAATGCATCGCACCGCGCAAGTGCTGAAAACCGCACCACAATTTGAACCGAAACAGGAAAACGTTAAAACCGCCGATTACAAGTTTGCTCCTGAACCGGCCTTGAAGGTGACGCGGGATAGCGATGGCACCTTTGTTTTAACCGGTGAAAAAGTGGAACGCGCGTTTAAGATGGCGAATCTTGATCACGAAGATGGCGTCATGCGGTTTGCGCGGCAGTTACGGAGTATGGGTGTTGACGATGCGCTGCGCGAAGCAGGTGCGCAAAGCGGCGATTTAGTTGCGATTGATGATTTTACCTTTGAATTTGTTGAATAA
- a CDS encoding DeoR/GlpR family DNA-binding transcription regulator, translated as MLTEERRQYILSQLQQHTVVKSKALMAALDASESTIRRDLDELEAAGELKRIHGGAKRINGLGDEPDVASKSTQNLRAKQAIARAAAHQVEQDDLVFLDAGTTTAQLIPFLADLGVTVITTGVDNASLLADYQIPTLMLGGMVKSATKALIGATTAEALHHYRFDIAFIGTNGIHPEFGNTTPDPEEAVIKRLAIHQARQPMILADPSKFEQVSFVKFADIGDVTILTSSLQGLPAGYHRFQNIKEVHS; from the coding sequence GTGCTTACAGAAGAACGGCGACAATACATTCTTAGCCAGTTACAACAGCATACTGTCGTCAAATCCAAAGCGTTAATGGCGGCTTTGGATGCGTCAGAATCAACCATTCGGCGAGATTTGGACGAACTTGAAGCAGCGGGCGAACTTAAACGGATTCACGGCGGTGCCAAACGAATTAACGGCCTTGGCGACGAACCCGATGTGGCCAGCAAGTCGACCCAAAATTTACGCGCCAAACAAGCTATTGCTCGCGCCGCCGCCCACCAAGTCGAACAGGATGATCTGGTTTTCCTGGACGCCGGGACCACGACAGCCCAACTCATCCCTTTTCTGGCTGACCTTGGGGTGACGGTGATCACGACCGGTGTTGATAATGCCTCTTTACTGGCGGATTATCAAATTCCGACACTGATGCTTGGCGGCATGGTTAAGTCAGCAACCAAAGCGCTTATTGGCGCTACCACTGCAGAAGCACTTCATCACTATCGTTTCGATATTGCCTTTATCGGCACGAATGGTATTCACCCTGAGTTTGGGAACACCACGCCTGATCCGGAAGAAGCCGTGATCAAGCGCTTGGCGATTCATCAAGCACGTCAGCCGATGATTCTTGCCGATCCAAGTAAGTTCGAACAGGTCAGTTTCGTGAAATTCGCCGACATTGGCGATGTCACGATTCTCACCAGTTCATTACAAGGACTGCCAGCAGGTTACCACCGGTTCCAAAATATTAAGGAGGTTCATTCTTGA
- the pfkB gene encoding 1-phosphofructokinase — protein sequence MIYSVTLNPSIDYVIELPQLDLGAVNRLTHAVKLPGGKGINVSRILQTLGLPTTAWGFLGGFTGTFIQQQLDAIAMPCDFTKIKGDTRINVKLKAESETELNASGPTITNDEIADFKAKLAKLAVGDVVVMSGSLPQGLPATFYRDLIPAIHEHQADFVIDTTGQALLDTLPDHPLVVKPNHHELAALFNDKPYADNDAIIKAGRRLLDQGAQHVLISMAGAGALMIERDHAWLGTVPKQPAVNSVGAGDSMLAGFTGTFAQTHDALESFKVGIACGSATAFSKDLATADKIAAVKQTISITEV from the coding sequence TTGATCTATTCAGTTACGCTCAACCCTTCGATTGATTATGTCATCGAATTGCCGCAACTTGACCTTGGTGCCGTCAATCGTTTGACTCACGCGGTTAAGCTGCCAGGCGGTAAAGGCATTAATGTCAGCCGAATTCTTCAGACACTTGGCTTGCCGACAACTGCTTGGGGATTTCTCGGGGGATTCACCGGCACTTTTATTCAACAACAACTCGATGCCATCGCGATGCCTTGTGACTTCACGAAGATCAAAGGTGATACCCGAATTAACGTCAAACTCAAAGCTGAATCGGAAACCGAACTCAACGCAAGCGGGCCAACCATTACCAATGATGAAATTGCCGACTTTAAAGCAAAGCTAGCCAAACTCGCAGTCGGCGATGTCGTCGTGATGTCTGGCAGTTTGCCACAAGGGCTGCCGGCCACTTTTTATCGTGACTTAATTCCGGCCATCCACGAGCATCAAGCCGATTTTGTTATTGACACCACCGGCCAGGCACTGCTGGACACGCTTCCGGATCATCCACTGGTCGTCAAGCCCAATCATCATGAACTCGCAGCCTTATTCAACGACAAGCCGTATGCCGACAATGATGCCATTATTAAGGCTGGTCGCCGCTTATTGGATCAAGGGGCACAGCACGTTTTGATTTCGATGGCTGGTGCCGGGGCCTTGATGATTGAACGCGATCATGCTTGGCTCGGGACAGTTCCAAAGCAGCCGGCCGTCAACTCGGTCGGTGCCGGTGATAGTATGCTGGCGGGCTTTACCGGAACGTTTGCCCAAACCCATGACGCCTTGGAAAGTTTCAAGGTCGGTATCGCGTGCGGTTCTGCGACTGCCTTTTCCAAGGATCTTGCCACTGCCGATAAAATCGCTGCTGTTAAACAAACCATCAGCATCACTGAAGTTTAG